A genomic window from Egibacteraceae bacterium includes:
- a CDS encoding UDP-N-acetylmuramoyl-L-alanyl-D-glutamate--2,6-diaminopimelate ligase codes for MPPTPRRRERTTLADLLAVLPPEAVLHAPGGDGGHLAVADVTHDSREAGPRVLFACRPGRRADGHEFAPAAVAAGSPALLVERTLALDVPQLRVSSVADVLGDVAATIHGHPSAALALAGVTGTNGKTTVTYLLESVFAAAGHTTGVLGTVETRIAGQVVPGARTTPEAPDLQRLLRRMVDRGVSAAAMEVSSHGLALGRVTGTRFAVTTFTNLTQDHLDFHADIEDYFAAKARLFTRRFAPAAVVNVDDPFGRRLAGQVDLAVVRVGSGADADVTARDVVSGPWGSRLTAVVRGRLVAVRTALAGHFNVANALVALAAADVMGIDLETAAAGVAALRGVPGRMERVEAGQPFTVLVDYAHTPDSLENVLRAARGLADEGDQRGRVLVVVGCGGERDRGKRPLMGQAAVEGADLAVLTSDNPRSEDPLAIIDAMVAGATRGAGGAYAVEPSRRAAIALALAEARPGDIVVIAGKGHETYQELADATVDFDDRAVARALLEGGVVCP; via the coding sequence ATGCCGCCGACGCCCCGCCGCCGTGAGCGCACGACGCTGGCCGACCTGCTCGCCGTGCTGCCGCCGGAGGCCGTCCTGCACGCCCCCGGCGGCGACGGCGGGCACCTCGCCGTAGCCGACGTCACCCACGACAGCAGGGAGGCGGGTCCCCGGGTGCTGTTCGCCTGCCGTCCAGGCCGGCGCGCGGACGGTCACGAGTTCGCGCCCGCCGCGGTCGCCGCGGGCAGCCCTGCCCTGCTCGTCGAGCGCACCCTCGCCCTCGACGTCCCCCAGCTGCGGGTGTCGTCGGTTGCCGACGTGCTCGGCGACGTCGCGGCCACAATCCACGGCCACCCCTCGGCGGCGCTGGCGCTCGCGGGCGTGACCGGCACGAACGGCAAGACCACCGTCACCTACCTGCTCGAGTCGGTGTTCGCCGCCGCGGGGCACACCACCGGGGTCCTCGGGACCGTGGAGACCCGCATCGCCGGGCAGGTCGTCCCCGGCGCGCGCACGACGCCGGAGGCGCCGGACCTTCAGCGCCTCCTGCGGCGCATGGTCGACCGCGGGGTCAGCGCGGCGGCCATGGAGGTGTCGAGCCACGGTCTGGCCCTCGGGCGCGTCACCGGCACGCGCTTCGCCGTGACGACCTTCACCAACCTCACCCAGGACCACCTCGACTTCCACGCCGACATCGAGGACTACTTCGCGGCGAAGGCGCGGCTGTTCACCCGCCGCTTCGCACCGGCGGCCGTCGTGAACGTCGACGACCCGTTCGGCCGCCGCCTCGCCGGCCAGGTCGACCTCGCCGTCGTGCGTGTCGGCTCGGGCGCCGACGCCGACGTCACCGCCCGCGACGTCGTCTCCGGGCCTTGGGGTTCGCGTCTCACGGCGGTCGTGCGTGGTCGGCTGGTTGCGGTGCGCACCGCGCTGGCGGGGCACTTCAACGTCGCCAACGCCCTCGTCGCGCTCGCCGCCGCCGACGTGATGGGCATCGACCTCGAGACCGCCGCCGCCGGTGTCGCCGCCCTGCGGGGCGTGCCGGGCCGCATGGAACGGGTGGAGGCCGGCCAGCCGTTCACCGTGCTCGTGGACTACGCGCACACGCCGGACTCCCTGGAGAACGTGCTGCGGGCGGCGCGCGGGCTCGCCGACGAAGGGGACCAGCGGGGCCGGGTGCTCGTCGTCGTGGGGTGCGGCGGTGAGCGCGACCGCGGCAAGCGCCCCCTCATGGGACAAGCCGCGGTCGAGGGCGCCGACCTCGCCGTGCTGACGAGCGACAACCCGCGCAGCGAGGACCCCCTGGCGATCATCGACGCGATGGTCGCCGGCGCGACCCGGGGAGCAGGCGGCGCGTACGCCGTCGAGCCGTCGCGCCGGGCCGCCATCGCCCTCGCGCTCGCGGAGGCGCGACCCGGCGACATCGTCGTCATCGCGGGCAAGGGTCACGAGACCTACCAGGAGCTCGCCGACGCCACGGTGGACTTCGACGACCGCGCGGTCGCCCGGGCGCTGCTCGAAGGCGGGGTGGTCTGCCCGTGA
- the murF gene encoding UDP-N-acetylmuramoyl-tripeptide--D-alanyl-D-alanine ligase: MELAALADVVGGDLADDADAARTVDEVTIDSRGARPGSLFVPLRGERADGHDFLDDAVGRGATGYLFEARRPPAAHPGAVVVDDPADALLGLGAWVRDTIDPTVVAITGSSGKTTTKDLVAAAVGAGRRTVANPGSYNNELGVPLTCCRLEADTEVLVAEVATRGVGHIARLATILAPDIAVVTTVGASHLATLGDLDTVARAKAELVQALGPDGLAVLNADDPRVAAMAGAVAGRVLTYGRGADADWRADDVTLDELARPAFSVRGRRVRLALPGEHNIGNALAALVVADAVGVDLGAAAAAVESATVSRWRSELLRTPDGLVILNDAYNANPSSTRAALATLASITTDGRRWAVLGHMAELGPGSDAAHEEIGRLAARLGVDGLVVVGEAAAAIRAGAAAEGAYGEDALLTAADPDGVVGLLEGRLRPGDVVLVKASRSVGLEGVADHLRAAGDGPPAGGHAS, from the coding sequence ATGGAGCTCGCCGCGCTCGCCGACGTCGTCGGCGGCGACCTCGCCGACGACGCCGACGCGGCGCGCACGGTCGACGAGGTGACGATCGACTCGCGTGGCGCGCGACCGGGGTCGCTGTTCGTCCCGCTGCGCGGCGAGCGCGCCGACGGCCACGACTTCCTCGACGACGCCGTCGGCCGCGGCGCGACCGGCTACCTGTTCGAGGCCCGCCGCCCGCCGGCCGCGCACCCCGGCGCCGTCGTCGTCGACGACCCCGCCGACGCGCTGCTCGGCCTCGGGGCGTGGGTCCGCGACACCATCGACCCGACCGTCGTCGCGATCACCGGCTCGAGCGGCAAGACGACCACCAAGGACCTCGTCGCCGCGGCGGTCGGCGCCGGCAGGCGGACGGTGGCCAACCCCGGCTCGTACAACAACGAGCTCGGCGTGCCGCTGACCTGCTGCCGCCTCGAGGCCGACACCGAGGTGCTCGTGGCCGAGGTCGCCACGCGCGGGGTGGGCCACATCGCGCGCCTCGCGACGATCCTCGCGCCGGACATCGCCGTCGTCACGACCGTCGGCGCCTCGCACCTGGCCACCCTCGGCGACCTCGACACCGTCGCCCGCGCGAAGGCGGAGCTCGTGCAGGCACTGGGCCCCGACGGCCTCGCCGTCCTCAACGCCGACGACCCCCGCGTCGCCGCCATGGCCGGCGCCGTGGCGGGCCGGGTCCTCACCTACGGCAGGGGAGCCGACGCGGACTGGCGGGCCGACGACGTGACCCTCGACGAGCTCGCACGCCCGGCGTTCAGCGTCCGCGGGCGCCGGGTGCGCCTCGCCCTGCCCGGCGAGCACAACATCGGCAACGCGCTCGCGGCCCTCGTCGTCGCCGACGCGGTCGGCGTCGACCTCGGCGCGGCCGCAGCGGCCGTCGAGTCCGCGACGGTGTCGCGCTGGCGGTCGGAGCTGCTGCGCACCCCTGACGGCCTCGTCATCCTCAACGACGCGTACAACGCGAACCCTTCGTCGACGAGGGCCGCGCTCGCCACGCTCGCGAGCATCACGACCGACGGGCGGCGGTGGGCGGTGCTCGGCCACATGGCGGAGCTCGGACCGGGCAGCGACGCGGCGCACGAGGAGATCGGTCGGCTCGCCGCACGGCTCGGCGTGGACGGCCTCGTCGTCGTCGGCGAGGCGGCGGCGGCGATCCGCGCCGGCGCGGCGGCGGAGGGCGCGTACGGCGAGGACGCGCTCCTCACCGCCGCGGACCCCGACGGGGTGGTCGGCCTCCTGGAGGGGCGGCTGCGCCCCGGCGACGTCGTGCTCGTGAAAGCCAGCCGCTCCGTCGGGCTCGAGGGCGTCGCCGACCATCTGCGCGCCGCCGGCGACGGGCCGCCGGCCGGGGGCCACGCGTCGTGA